TCTTCAACTCTGCTCTAGTCAATGTCAATGTCTCCTGTCCCATAGTGACATTATCTCAGAACAGTTACAGGGTGACATTATCACAGCACAACGACATGTTTTGAAATAAATACTTGCTTAAGTCCTAAATATTAATTATAATAATGTAACATTGCACAAAATTTATAAAATAATGTCGAAAATGTCGAACAACTGAAATTGTACGAACTTTATTTTCACCAATTATGAAGTTTTTATGCAACAAAGTGTAATGGACCCAGTAATCAAACAGATTTCCTTATATTCAATGATCCTCTCTTCTTGCTTTCCCTTATTAATAATCCCAACTGTACTGATGGTCTCAGATTATGGGATAGACTGTTCGCACCCATGGGTACCGTCCTCCTTTACTTGTCGGCAATGTTTTTTTCCACAACACAGAATACAGCCATGCGGACTTCTACATGGCTGTATTGTTCAATCAGTGTGACCCATATGGCCGGAAAGTTACCGGATCTTTTCCGGCATGACGAAAAATCCTTTTCCCGCTTCTTCCCCCAAATTGTGGATAACGACCTTGAAAAAGCTGATTTTTCTCCTCACTCCTAAATATCGGGCTGGGCTTTCCATCACCAGAACGCATTATGAGAACGAATACTTCGTGACAAGTTGATTCATATAAGCGTAGAAGCTGTTCGACCGCATGCGCAGCCATTCCGTTTCGAAAAGCGCCAGCAGCGGAGGTTTCACCTGACTTATGAATATTTCCCGTTTGCCCTGTTCAAGGGAGTAATCGTCAATTTGCATTCCTAATAATGTGGCAGCCGTCCGCAGCTGAATCATGACGGACCCGTTCTCCAAATAGACGCCCGCCAGCACATTGCGTTCCTCCGTTCCCTGTACGGAATTCACAGTAAGGATTCGGCTATCGATATTGCAGGTCATTGTCCGGTATCCGTATCGAACTTTGACCGTCCCCGCGTCTTCATTCCACTCAACCGTGCCGCCCATCCCCTCGACAAACTGCCTGACAGGCACGAAAATCGAGTCATTCCGCAAATCATACTGTTCCAAATCAAGGATCTTTTGCTGTTGACCGGCTTCCCAGCGAACCTGCAGGGGCGGATTTTGCAAAAGCTGGAGCGCCTTCGCGGACTCCGACACCGCCACTTCCGACTGGTGAATCAGCGACTGCAGCTGCTCCAGATTCGCTTCAGCCAGTCCAACTGCACCCGCAGCACCGCCGCTGAACCGCCGTTCGTAATCGGTCACATCAGCCATGTTGCGCTCAAAAGTCGGGAGGCTCGTAAACCGGGGATGCAGCAATTTGCCCGAATGAAACATGATCGGCCGGACCGAAGGAGTCAGCGGAGCGAAAACATACCCTTTCTGTTTGAAAAACCGGATAATTTCGGGCAGCGCCTTGACCGATTCGTCATGGCCGGAGCCATCATGCATCAGCAGGTAAATTTCGTGGGGGAACGGCCCCTTTTCCACCTCGCTGATCATCTCGCCGGAAGGAACATGACGGCGCTTCGAATCACCGCTGTCGATGTTCCAATCGTACACCTGGTATCCCGCCTGATCCAAATAATAGAAGTAGAACGGGTCAAAATGCCCGAAGGTCCCGC
The sequence above is a segment of the Ferviditalea candida genome. Coding sequences within it:
- a CDS encoding polysaccharide deacetylase, with product MKRKSVKKTRFSASSVISLLLVCMLCLLQPAAPVMAEQAGAGPAVRQNPADIYHTLASGERVFLPRDYAVPVKPTVYLTFDDGPSRLTPKVLDILKREGIQATFFVLGELAEGNPKMIQRIVREGHSIGNHSYNHEYSQLYDSFDHFWGQIQKTEDILYGIAGIRPRLIRAPGGTFGHFDPFYFYYLDQAGYQVYDWNIDSGDSKRRHVPSGEMISEVEKGPFPHEIYLLMHDGSGHDESVKALPEIIRFFKQKGYVFAPLTPSVRPIMFHSGKLLHPRFTSLPTFERNMADVTDYERRFSGGAAGAVGLAEANLEQLQSLIHQSEVAVSESAKALQLLQNPPLQVRWEAGQQQKILDLEQYDLRNDSIFVPVRQFVEGMGGTVEWNEDAGTVKVRYGYRTMTCNIDSRILTVNSVQGTEERNVLAGVYLENGSVMIQLRTAATLLGMQIDDYSLEQGKREIFISQVKPPLLALFETEWLRMRSNSFYAYMNQLVTKYSFS